A section of the Halopiger aswanensis genome encodes:
- a CDS encoding DUF7351 domain-containing protein — MSSQDGRASSTETRDDGTEPGISDATADESGATGETEQVSLPSDAFQALGNDVRTGILETLADRTTGEGASSASFSELFEASDVDTTAGFAYHLRQLEGSYVRKVGDGSEAGETEDGEGYELTYAGRRIAQAIAAGTYTRRVDHPSVALEDPCPFCDRETLEARSRDNVVTVSCAGCDRTVLDLGFPPSGLESHGDEFPDALDRYHRHRLGRMRGGLCPDCGGTVAARLVEPSEDVQDELPAEHADHVQAELECESCGTTTRCPVSLTLLDHSAVVAFYRDHGREVDDRPIWNVGAEWAEAVLSEDPFAVRIVVEFEADVLALYVDETLSVVDVQRSTTDPTDEAASDAGSEPETETRADASAETVSPQPEPDVDAGQPADSTASTGS, encoded by the coding sequence ATGTCTTCGCAGGACGGGCGCGCGTCCTCGACTGAGACCCGCGACGACGGGACGGAGCCGGGGATATCGGACGCGACGGCCGATGAAAGCGGCGCGACCGGTGAGACTGAACAGGTGTCGCTCCCCAGCGACGCCTTCCAGGCGCTGGGCAACGACGTCCGAACGGGCATCCTCGAGACGCTCGCCGACCGGACCACGGGCGAGGGCGCCTCGAGCGCGTCGTTCTCCGAACTGTTCGAGGCGTCCGACGTCGACACCACCGCGGGATTTGCCTATCACCTCCGGCAACTCGAGGGGTCGTACGTGCGGAAGGTCGGGGATGGTAGCGAGGCCGGCGAAACCGAGGACGGCGAGGGCTACGAACTCACCTACGCCGGCCGTCGCATCGCGCAAGCGATCGCGGCCGGAACCTACACCCGTCGCGTCGACCACCCATCGGTCGCCCTCGAGGACCCCTGCCCGTTCTGCGACCGCGAGACGCTCGAGGCGCGCTCGCGGGACAACGTCGTGACGGTGTCCTGCGCCGGCTGCGACCGCACCGTGCTCGATCTGGGCTTCCCGCCGTCGGGCCTCGAGAGCCACGGCGACGAGTTTCCGGACGCGCTCGACCGGTACCACCGTCACCGACTCGGACGCATGCGGGGCGGACTCTGTCCGGACTGCGGCGGAACTGTCGCTGCACGACTCGTTGAACCCTCGGAGGACGTTCAGGACGAACTTCCAGCCGAACACGCCGACCACGTGCAGGCCGAACTCGAGTGCGAGTCCTGCGGTACGACGACGCGCTGTCCCGTCTCCCTCACGCTGCTGGATCACTCCGCGGTCGTCGCCTTCTACCGCGATCACGGTCGCGAGGTCGACGACCGTCCCATCTGGAACGTCGGCGCCGAGTGGGCCGAAGCGGTCCTCTCCGAGGACCCGTTCGCCGTCCGCATCGTCGTCGAATTCGAGGCTGACGTCCTCGCGCTGTACGTCGACGAGACGCTCTCCGTGGTCGACGTCCAGCGATCGACGACCGATCCGACCGACGAAGCGGCCTCGGATGCGGGTTCCGAGCCCGAGACAGAGACGCGAGCCGACGCGTCCGCCGAAACGGTGTCGCCGCAGCCGGAGCCTGACGTCGACGCCGGGCAGCCGGCCGACTCGACCGCCAGTACCGGCTCTTAG
- a CDS encoding NAD(P)H-dependent flavin oxidoreductase, whose amino-acid sequence MTLRTHLCDALEIESPIVQAPIGSATNPDLAAAVSNAGGLGHLAVTWRDLEETRDVIHDTRERTDAPFAVNLALDDATTVVDTEDHLEAVLEAGAPIVSFSFGDAAPYVDRVHDAGAVAMQTVGSAAAAREAVDAGIDVVVTQGLEAGGHVQSEVATTALVPRVADAVGDAVPIVAAGGIADGRGIAAAFALGADGAWLGTRFVATEEATVHEEYRRRLAESNETGTEYTTLFDKGWPGTPHRVLENETLERWADAGRPPAGERPGEDDVVARTGDGEPIERYDEALATPDVEGDIEAMALYAGQSVGGVDDVRPAAAVLEDLVAETTAAISSLPGCDG is encoded by the coding sequence ATGACGCTTCGAACGCACCTCTGCGACGCCCTCGAGATCGAGTCCCCGATCGTGCAGGCGCCGATCGGCAGCGCGACGAACCCCGACCTCGCGGCGGCCGTCTCGAACGCCGGCGGTCTGGGCCACCTCGCGGTGACCTGGCGCGACCTCGAGGAAACGCGGGACGTAATCCACGACACCCGCGAGCGGACCGACGCGCCGTTCGCGGTCAACCTCGCGCTCGACGACGCGACGACGGTAGTTGACACTGAAGACCATCTCGAGGCCGTCCTCGAGGCGGGCGCGCCGATCGTCTCCTTCTCGTTCGGCGACGCCGCGCCGTACGTCGATCGGGTACACGACGCCGGCGCAGTCGCGATGCAAACGGTCGGCAGTGCGGCCGCTGCACGCGAGGCGGTCGACGCCGGGATCGACGTCGTCGTGACGCAGGGCCTCGAGGCGGGGGGCCACGTTCAGAGTGAAGTCGCGACGACGGCGCTCGTCCCGCGGGTCGCGGACGCCGTCGGCGACGCGGTTCCGATCGTCGCCGCGGGCGGCATCGCCGACGGCCGGGGAATCGCGGCGGCGTTCGCGCTGGGCGCCGACGGCGCGTGGCTCGGCACCCGGTTCGTCGCGACCGAGGAAGCGACCGTTCACGAGGAGTACCGCCGCCGACTAGCGGAGAGCAACGAGACCGGGACCGAGTACACGACGCTGTTCGACAAGGGCTGGCCGGGCACGCCCCACCGCGTGCTCGAGAACGAGACGCTCGAGCGCTGGGCGGACGCAGGCCGACCGCCAGCCGGGGAACGGCCCGGCGAAGACGACGTGGTCGCTCGAACCGGCGACGGCGAGCCGATCGAACGCTACGACGAGGCGCTCGCGACGCCCGACGTCGAGGGCGATATCGAAGCGATGGCGCTGTACGCCGGTCAGAGCGTCGGTGGAGTCGACGACGTTCGTCCGGCAGCAGCGGTGCTCGAGGATCTCGTCGCGGAAACGACCGCAGCGATCTCGAGTCTCCCCGGCTGTGACGGGTGA
- a CDS encoding creatininase family protein: MSSQRSLRLEELTWPEVETALENGTRTAIVAVGSIEQHGPHLPLGMDTLDGDELAGRIARELGDALAAPTIRPGCSGHHMEFPGTITVPPETLMDVIRSYCRSLDEHGFEYVALVPTHGGNFAPVNTVTPDIGREIDATVISLADLDEHMRLLNEGLSEAGIEYDQDVIHAGAAETSIVLAIDEGLVRTDALEPGHEGDVSPARLLSEGFKSITENGVLGDPREATAEAGERIVEKVAAAYVDRIEAEREAA, from the coding sequence ATGTCTTCTCAGCGGTCGCTTCGCCTCGAGGAGTTGACGTGGCCGGAAGTCGAAACGGCGCTCGAGAACGGAACGCGGACGGCGATCGTCGCCGTCGGATCGATCGAACAGCACGGTCCGCACCTCCCGTTAGGGATGGACACGCTCGACGGCGACGAACTCGCCGGCCGTATCGCGCGGGAGCTCGGCGACGCGCTCGCGGCGCCGACGATACGCCCCGGTTGTTCGGGCCACCACATGGAGTTTCCCGGAACGATCACGGTCCCGCCGGAGACGCTGATGGACGTGATTCGCTCGTACTGTCGCTCGCTAGACGAACACGGCTTCGAGTACGTCGCGCTCGTTCCCACGCACGGCGGGAACTTCGCCCCCGTTAACACCGTCACGCCGGATATCGGGCGGGAGATCGACGCGACCGTGATCTCGCTGGCCGACCTCGACGAGCACATGCGGCTCCTGAACGAGGGGCTGTCCGAGGCAGGGATCGAGTACGATCAGGACGTCATTCACGCGGGAGCCGCCGAAACGTCGATCGTGTTGGCGATCGACGAGGGGCTCGTCCGAACCGACGCCCTCGAGCCTGGCCACGAGGGTGACGTCTCTCCCGCACGGTTGCTCAGCGAGGGGTTCAAGTCGATCACCGAAAACGGCGTGCTCGGCGACCCCCGCGAGGCGACCGCCGAAGCCGGCGAACGGATCGTCGAGAAAGTCGCGGCCGCGTACGTCGACCGGATCGAAGCCGAGCGCGAGGCGGCCTGA
- the moaC gene encoding cyclic pyranopterin monophosphate synthase MoaC, translated as MSDDPTPAEGSNPDPRADASETDSKDLTHTTDEGDVQMVDVGDKPDSERRAVAAGEIRLQPSTVDAIRDDEIGKGDVLATARVGAVQAVKHTWETIPMCHQIPITNVETDFELGDDRVELEVAVETTGKTGCEMEALEGVTTGLNVVWDMVKAVEKDADGQYPETGIENVRVLQKDKRTLE; from the coding sequence ATGTCTGATGACCCGACGCCGGCCGAGGGTTCGAATCCGGATCCGCGGGCCGACGCGTCCGAGACCGACTCGAAGGACCTCACCCACACCACCGACGAGGGCGACGTCCAGATGGTCGACGTCGGGGACAAACCCGACAGCGAGCGCCGGGCCGTCGCCGCCGGCGAGATCCGCCTGCAGCCGTCGACCGTCGACGCCATCCGCGACGACGAGATCGGCAAGGGCGACGTGCTCGCGACCGCCCGCGTCGGCGCCGTCCAGGCCGTCAAACACACCTGGGAGACGATCCCGATGTGCCACCAGATCCCGATCACGAACGTCGAGACCGACTTCGAACTCGGCGACGACCGGGTCGAACTCGAGGTCGCCGTCGAGACGACCGGCAAGACGGGCTGCGAGATGGAGGCCCTCGAGGGCGTCACGACGGGCCTGAACGTCGTCTGGGACATGGTCAAGGCCGTCGAGAAGGACGCGGACGGGCAGTATCCCGAGACGGGCATCGAGAACGTGCGGGTGCTGCAGAAGGACAAGCGGACGCTCGAGTAG
- a CDS encoding NAD(P)H-hydrate dehydratase, translating into MITGERMAAVDENAAALGVPRKQLMESSGHAVARAVREVAEPGTSVAIVAGRGNNGGDAFVAARFLDEYDVTTLLLGRAETIGTEIACENWDALQRADYDTREVTDSSAFDLPDCDAVVDAMLGTGISGDLREPAATAAAAINDADATVVSVDVPSGFDADAGDHADNGVEADRVVTFHDTKPGLEELEADVTVADIGIPDAAERFVGPGDVDLARPDGREGRPNVIGGGPYTGAPALAAQAALRAGAELSFVAAPDTVAGEIQGYSEDLIVQPYEEDVLTPERAEALLERVEGYDTPVVLGPGLGTADETLAAVRRFLESYTGTAVVDADALQVVPEVETDATLVCTPNRGELARMGGPDTDDLAAVADEIEAFAADLGHVVLAKGANDVITDGERTRISRSGTVGMKVGGTGDTLAGIVAALLEHAEPLDAAAAAAHVNGLAGERLAECDEHGFLASELLAEIPTVLWDGGEDDV; encoded by the coding sequence ATGATCACGGGAGAGCGGATGGCCGCCGTCGACGAGAACGCCGCGGCGCTGGGCGTGCCGCGAAAGCAGTTGATGGAGTCGAGCGGACACGCCGTCGCCCGCGCGGTCCGCGAGGTCGCGGAGCCGGGTACGAGCGTGGCGATCGTCGCCGGCCGCGGGAACAACGGCGGGGACGCGTTCGTCGCCGCCCGGTTCCTCGACGAATACGACGTCACCACCCTGCTGCTCGGCCGCGCCGAAACCATCGGCACCGAAATCGCCTGCGAGAACTGGGACGCGCTCCAGCGGGCCGACTACGACACTCGCGAAGTCACGGACTCGAGCGCGTTCGACCTACCGGACTGCGACGCCGTCGTCGACGCCATGTTGGGGACGGGGATCAGCGGCGACCTCCGCGAGCCCGCCGCGACAGCCGCCGCGGCGATCAACGACGCCGACGCGACCGTCGTCTCGGTCGACGTTCCCTCCGGCTTCGACGCCGACGCGGGCGACCACGCCGATAACGGCGTCGAGGCGGATCGCGTCGTCACCTTCCACGACACGAAGCCCGGTCTCGAGGAACTCGAGGCCGACGTGACGGTCGCCGACATCGGCATCCCCGACGCGGCGGAGCGGTTCGTCGGCCCCGGCGACGTCGACCTCGCGCGTCCCGACGGCCGCGAGGGGCGGCCCAACGTCATCGGCGGCGGGCCCTACACCGGCGCGCCCGCGCTGGCCGCTCAGGCCGCGCTCCGGGCCGGAGCCGAACTTTCCTTCGTCGCCGCACCCGACACCGTCGCGGGCGAGATTCAGGGGTACAGCGAGGACCTCATCGTCCAGCCCTACGAGGAGGACGTTCTCACGCCCGAGCGGGCCGAGGCGCTCCTCGAGCGCGTCGAGGGCTACGATACGCCCGTCGTCCTCGGGCCCGGCCTCGGCACCGCCGACGAGACGCTCGCGGCCGTCCGGCGGTTCCTCGAGTCCTATACGGGAACCGCAGTAGTCGACGCGGACGCCCTGCAGGTCGTCCCCGAGGTCGAAACGGACGCGACGCTGGTCTGTACGCCCAACCGCGGCGAACTCGCGAGGATGGGTGGCCCCGACACCGACGACCTCGCCGCGGTCGCGGACGAGATCGAGGCCTTCGCGGCCGACCTCGGGCACGTCGTCCTCGCGAAGGGCGCGAACGACGTGATTACGGACGGCGAGCGAACCCGGATCAGCCGGTCGGGCACAGTCGGCATGAAAGTCGGCGGCACCGGCGACACGCTCGCCGGGATCGTCGCAGCCTTACTCGAGCACGCCGAGCCCCTCGACGCCGCTGCTGCAGCGGCCCACGTCAACGGGCTGGCCGGCGAGCGACTCGCCGAGTGCGACGAGCACGGGTTCCTCGCCTCCGAACTGCTCGCGGAAATTCCCACGGTTCTGTGGGACGGAGGTGAGGACGATGTCTGA
- a CDS encoding acylphosphatase translates to MTDRTRAHVFVSGTVQGVYYRATTRDTARDEGVDGWVKNLEDGRVEAVFEGPEDAVDAMLEFCHEGSPAAEVEDVEVEYEDPQGEDGFEIRY, encoded by the coding sequence ATGACGGATCGAACCCGCGCACACGTCTTCGTTTCTGGGACGGTACAGGGCGTCTATTACCGCGCGACCACCCGCGATACGGCCCGCGACGAGGGCGTCGACGGCTGGGTGAAGAACCTCGAGGACGGCCGCGTCGAAGCGGTCTTCGAGGGCCCGGAGGACGCCGTCGACGCGATGCTCGAGTTCTGTCACGAGGGCAGCCCCGCGGCCGAGGTCGAGGACGTCGAAGTCGAGTACGAAGACCCGCAGGGCGAAGACGGGTTCGAGATTCGGTACTGA
- a CDS encoding DNA-3-methyladenine glycosylase family protein, translating into METGTIPLADLAGGLDLYRTLESGQTYLWRREDGEMYRTEPPAGTWYSTVVDGDVIRVRTVDGHLEWESTTDAEPTVRRLLRLEDDLEAIVAAAPDDPLLAEAYETHRGMRLVEDPAFGCLISFICSAQMRVSRIHGMVSTLAREYGTPVDFDGQTYHAFPTPEQLATATETELRELGLGYRAPYVVRTAEMVADGEAHPAEARDLEYEAARDYLCQFVGVGDKVADCVLLFSLGFDEAVPLDTWIKSAIEDYYPDCDQGSYAATSRAIREQLGGEYAGYAQTYIFHHLRTGE; encoded by the coding sequence ATGGAAACGGGAACGATCCCGCTCGCGGACCTCGCCGGCGGCCTGGACCTGTACCGAACCCTCGAGAGCGGCCAGACCTACCTCTGGCGCCGCGAGGACGGCGAAATGTACCGCACGGAACCCCCGGCTGGGACGTGGTACTCCACGGTCGTCGACGGCGACGTGATCCGCGTCCGCACCGTCGATGGCCACCTCGAGTGGGAGTCGACGACCGACGCCGAACCGACCGTGCGCCGGCTGCTGCGCCTCGAGGACGACCTCGAGGCGATCGTCGCTGCTGCACCGGACGACCCGCTGCTTGCGGAGGCCTACGAGACTCACCGCGGGATGCGACTCGTCGAGGATCCGGCCTTCGGCTGTCTGATCTCGTTCATCTGCTCGGCGCAGATGCGCGTCAGCCGCATCCACGGGATGGTCTCGACGCTGGCGCGGGAATACGGCACTCCGGTCGACTTCGACGGCCAGACCTACCACGCGTTTCCGACGCCCGAGCAGCTCGCGACGGCGACCGAAACCGAACTCCGCGAACTGGGACTCGGGTATCGCGCACCCTACGTCGTCCGGACGGCCGAGATGGTCGCCGACGGCGAAGCCCACCCGGCCGAGGCGCGCGACCTCGAGTACGAGGCCGCTCGCGACTACCTCTGTCAGTTCGTCGGCGTCGGAGACAAGGTCGCCGACTGCGTCCTCCTGTTCTCGCTGGGATTCGACGAGGCCGTGCCCCTGGATACCTGGATCAAGTCGGCGATCGAGGACTACTATCCGGACTGCGATCAGGGCTCCTACGCTGCAACTTCGCGGGCGATCCGCGAGCAACTCGGCGGGGAGTACGCAGGCTACGCCCAGACGTACATCTTCCACCACCTCCGGACCGGCGAGTAG
- a CDS encoding DUF555 domain-containing protein — protein sequence MNCRVVVEAAVPVFDVETEDEAIRIAISKTGEMLNPDLNYVEINMGERTSPSGEELPPAFIAADEALVALELEMTVFNVEREEHASRIARKEIGQRLENIPLEVTEVEVLEEDELDEESEDDADADAGELDDLDLESDADSDSNEANAASDEDSDDEDDEVLPEFEDLVE from the coding sequence ATGAACTGCAGGGTTGTCGTCGAAGCTGCAGTGCCGGTGTTCGACGTTGAGACGGAAGACGAGGCGATTCGTATCGCCATCTCGAAGACGGGAGAGATGTTGAACCCTGACTTAAACTACGTCGAGATAAACATGGGCGAGCGCACCTCCCCATCCGGGGAGGAACTGCCGCCCGCGTTCATCGCGGCGGACGAGGCGCTCGTCGCCCTCGAGTTGGAGATGACCGTCTTCAACGTCGAGCGCGAGGAACACGCCTCGCGCATCGCGCGCAAGGAAATCGGTCAGCGACTCGAGAACATTCCGCTCGAGGTAACGGAAGTCGAAGTGTTAGAAGAGGACGAGCTCGACGAGGAGAGCGAAGACGACGCAGACGCCGACGCTGGCGAACTCGACGACCTCGATCTCGAGTCGGACGCCGATTCCGATTCGAACGAGGCGAACGCGGCGTCAGACGAGGACTCGGACGACGAAGACGACGAAGTGTTGCCCGAGTTCGAAGACCTGGTCGAATAA